In a single window of the Chelonia mydas isolate rCheMyd1 chromosome 8, rCheMyd1.pri.v2, whole genome shotgun sequence genome:
- the MED8 gene encoding mediator of RNA polymerase II transcription subunit 8 isoform X1 produces MNREEKQLELSLEALISQVADLKNSLVSFIYKLENEYDRLTWPSVLDSFALLSGQLNTLNKVLKHEKTPLMRNQVIIPLVLSPDRDEEIMRQTEGRVPVFSHEVVPDHLRTKPDPEVEEQEKQLITDATRISSDVAQKQIQSLNKMCSNLLEKISKEERESESGGLRQNKQTFNPADTNALVAAVAFGKGLSNRRPPGSGGPVQASQPGAGAIIAGASGIQQVQMSGASSQQQPMLGGVQMSQAGQPGKIPSGIKTNIKSASMHPYQR; encoded by the exons atgaat agggaggagaagcagctcGAATTGTCCCTGGAGGCGCTTATTAGCCAGGTGGCTGACCTGAAGAATTCCTTGGTCAGCTTCATCTATAAGCTAGAGAATGAGTATGACCGGCTCACCTG gcCCTCCGTACTGGACAGCTTTGCACTGCTCTCAGGCCAGTTGAACACGCTGAACAAAGTGCTGAAGCATGAGAAGACACCCCTAATGCGCAACCAGGTTATCATCCCCCTGGTGCTATCTCCAGACCGTGATGAGGAGATCATG CGACAGACAGAAGGGCGTGTGCCAGTCTTCAGCCATGAGGTGGTGCCGGACCACCTCCGTACCAAGCCCGACCCTGaggtggaggagcaggagaaGCAGCTGATCACAGATGCAACTCGAATCAGCTCTGATGTGGCACAG AAACAGATCCAGAGCTTGAACAAAATGTGCTCAAATCTGCTGGAGAAAATCAGCAAGGAGGAGCGAGAGTCTGAGAGTGGAG GTTTACGGCAGAACAAGCAGACTTTCAACCCTGCTGATACCAATGCACTGGTGGCAGCTGTGGCATTTGGAAAAGGGCTGTCGAACCGGAGGCCTCCAGGCTCAGGGGGACCTGTCCAAGCAAGTCAGCCAGGTGCCGGTGCCATCATAGCAGGGGCTTCAGGCATCCAGCAGGTCCAGATGTCAGGTGCTTCCAGCCAACAGCAGCCAATGCTTGGAGGAGTGCAGATGTCACAGGCAGGCCAGCCAG GTAAGATACCCAGTGGCATAAAAACCAACATCAAATCTGCCTCAATGCATCCATACCAGAGATGA
- the MED8 gene encoding mediator of RNA polymerase II transcription subunit 8 isoform X2 gives MRNQVIIPLVLSPDRDEEIMRQTEGRVPVFSHEVVPDHLRTKPDPEVEEQEKQLITDATRISSDVAQKQIQSLNKMCSNLLEKISKEERESESGGLRQNKQTFNPADTNALVAAVAFGKGLSNRRPPGSGGPVQASQPGAGAIIAGASGIQQVQMSGASSQQQPMLGGVQMSQAGQPGKIPSGIKTNIKSASMHPYQR, from the exons ATGCGCAACCAGGTTATCATCCCCCTGGTGCTATCTCCAGACCGTGATGAGGAGATCATG CGACAGACAGAAGGGCGTGTGCCAGTCTTCAGCCATGAGGTGGTGCCGGACCACCTCCGTACCAAGCCCGACCCTGaggtggaggagcaggagaaGCAGCTGATCACAGATGCAACTCGAATCAGCTCTGATGTGGCACAG AAACAGATCCAGAGCTTGAACAAAATGTGCTCAAATCTGCTGGAGAAAATCAGCAAGGAGGAGCGAGAGTCTGAGAGTGGAG GTTTACGGCAGAACAAGCAGACTTTCAACCCTGCTGATACCAATGCACTGGTGGCAGCTGTGGCATTTGGAAAAGGGCTGTCGAACCGGAGGCCTCCAGGCTCAGGGGGACCTGTCCAAGCAAGTCAGCCAGGTGCCGGTGCCATCATAGCAGGGGCTTCAGGCATCCAGCAGGTCCAGATGTCAGGTGCTTCCAGCCAACAGCAGCCAATGCTTGGAGGAGTGCAGATGTCACAGGCAGGCCAGCCAG GTAAGATACCCAGTGGCATAAAAACCAACATCAAATCTGCCTCAATGCATCCATACCAGAGATGA